The following coding sequences are from one Kallotenue papyrolyticum window:
- a CDS encoding flippase: MRHLSRVVVRNSAVGIAAHIAIKLLSFAFTVLIVRRLGAESFGQYAAVLAFGMSFAFISDLGLSVYAVREVARRRDQPDARESINALYGNLLRLRLRLALLAAGLLIGAAWLVGWPPVMIGAIALGAIGLLTSSVQGASEAVLAGYERLDVPARARVAAQFAFVCLGAMALAAHTGYYGLIIANQISIALLMIICWRAARRLGVRPTHGARLDWTAMLRASLPFGIIGFTLGLSYKFDTILLSVLRGDIETGHYNAAYSLVFATVVLANVINTALYPSLTRQAASDASRLGAIYSRALQYLLIVALPIAVGGSLLADQIVTFLYGASYAPAGAALRIIIWVVPLMFVSELLGYAVLIGGQERHAARAVLISTAINIACNLVVVPRYGLLGAAVTTVLTELILVSQYIWRLRSTLRRFRWGALLLRPALAAAAMGGFVALVSSSIALLPLTVALGAALYAVALLLLGVIGSDELRFVRQLRTPGEATL, translated from the coding sequence ATGCGTCACCTGTCTCGCGTTGTTGTACGTAACTCGGCCGTCGGCATCGCCGCGCACATTGCGATCAAGCTGCTGTCGTTCGCCTTTACGGTGCTGATCGTCCGGCGGCTGGGCGCCGAGTCGTTCGGGCAGTACGCGGCCGTGCTGGCGTTCGGCATGTCGTTCGCGTTCATCTCGGACCTGGGGCTGAGCGTGTATGCCGTGCGCGAGGTCGCCCGGCGGCGCGACCAGCCCGACGCCCGTGAGTCGATCAACGCGCTCTATGGCAACCTGCTGCGGCTACGGCTGCGGCTGGCGCTGCTGGCTGCCGGCCTGCTGATCGGCGCGGCCTGGCTCGTCGGGTGGCCGCCGGTGATGATCGGCGCAATCGCCCTGGGCGCGATCGGCCTGCTGACCTCCAGCGTGCAGGGCGCGAGCGAAGCGGTGCTGGCCGGCTACGAGCGGCTGGACGTGCCGGCCCGCGCGCGCGTGGCAGCGCAATTCGCGTTCGTCTGCCTCGGCGCGATGGCCCTGGCCGCGCACACCGGCTACTACGGCCTGATCATCGCCAATCAGATCAGCATCGCGCTGCTGATGATCATCTGCTGGCGCGCCGCGCGGCGGCTGGGCGTGCGGCCGACGCATGGCGCGCGCCTCGACTGGACGGCCATGCTGCGCGCCAGCCTGCCATTCGGCATCATCGGCTTTACGCTCGGCCTGTCCTACAAGTTCGACACGATCCTACTCAGCGTATTGCGCGGCGACATCGAAACAGGCCATTACAATGCGGCCTACAGCCTTGTCTTCGCCACGGTCGTTCTTGCGAATGTAATCAACACGGCGCTGTATCCCTCGCTGACGCGCCAGGCCGCCAGCGATGCCTCGCGGCTGGGCGCGATCTACAGCCGCGCGCTGCAGTATCTGCTGATCGTCGCGTTGCCGATCGCGGTCGGCGGCAGCCTGCTGGCCGATCAGATTGTCACGTTTCTGTATGGCGCGAGCTACGCACCCGCCGGCGCCGCCCTGCGGATCATCATCTGGGTTGTGCCGCTGATGTTCGTCTCGGAATTGCTGGGCTACGCCGTGCTGATCGGCGGCCAGGAGCGGCACGCCGCGCGCGCCGTGCTGATCAGCACGGCCATCAACATCGCCTGTAATCTCGTGGTTGTGCCGCGCTACGGCCTCCTCGGCGCGGCGGTGACGACGGTGCTCACCGAATTGATCCTGGTGAGCCAATACATCTGGCGGCTGCGCTCGACGCTGCGCCGCTTCCGCTGGGGCGCGCTGCTGCTGCGGCCCGCGCTGGCGGCGGCGGCGATGGGCGGGTTCGTCGCGCTCGTGTCGTCCAGCATCGCGCTGCTGCCGCTGACGGTTGCGCTTGGCGCGGCGCTCTACGCCGTTGCCCTGCTGCTGCTTGGCGTGATCGGCAGCGACGAGCTGCGCTTTGTACGCCAGCTCCGCACGCCAGGCGAGGCAACGCTATGA
- a CDS encoding B12-binding domain-containing radical SAM protein has product MNESRHKPPASRETGIKLVAPAPAHERAGEIRFVPMKRERTPRLDVLVLNPPSPDGDLFLRDIARVGRRTRDGIIWPQTALAQIGAVMQQAGYTVAVVDAIGLGMTWAEFEQYMWQHKPRYMIIHATAPTLTNDMRTTFVGKAVGTISMAIGTHVTPMTRETLEAYPTLDIVVRGEPEMTILDVVRTIDRVVQETKELETVEVGNAELRAPWRKMPFPDASYLTTRGRFLGVRPQTIARALRETQGVGFRDEHGEVRINPDRPFIANLDDLPIPLHEQLPWQKYKVPIVGGPYTFVLTSRGCPAGCRYCIKHVTYQSSVRHRSPDHVLKELHLLKAMGLHHVHFEADLFTVQKEFVHDLCNAIIKDGIKIRWSCNSRVDFVDEAELRLMKQAGCFMIAWGLESGSEAVLKRARKGTTVQRIREAIHWSHQAGIKNWGYFIIGLPGETVETIQQTIALAKSLPVDIALFHIATPYPGTPFYYEAVANGWIEMNQWEDYDMYSHTVLNYPHLSSKDLEYWARRAAREWSLRPRPILTFLRGAANPDTLGSLVRIGVNHLKWMGGSLREA; this is encoded by the coding sequence ATGAACGAGTCGCGTCATAAACCGCCCGCCAGCCGCGAAACCGGTATCAAGCTGGTCGCGCCGGCTCCCGCCCACGAGCGCGCGGGTGAAATTAGGTTTGTGCCGATGAAGCGCGAGCGCACGCCGCGGCTGGATGTGCTGGTGTTGAATCCGCCCTCGCCCGACGGCGATCTTTTTCTGCGCGACATCGCACGCGTTGGGCGGCGCACCCGCGACGGGATCATCTGGCCGCAGACGGCGCTGGCGCAGATCGGCGCGGTGATGCAGCAGGCCGGCTATACGGTCGCGGTCGTGGACGCCATCGGCCTGGGCATGACCTGGGCCGAGTTCGAGCAGTACATGTGGCAGCACAAGCCGCGCTACATGATCATCCACGCCACGGCGCCAACACTGACCAACGACATGCGGACGACATTTGTGGGCAAGGCGGTCGGCACGATCAGCATGGCGATCGGCACACACGTCACGCCCATGACGCGCGAAACGCTGGAGGCCTACCCAACGCTCGATATCGTTGTACGCGGCGAGCCGGAGATGACGATCCTTGATGTCGTGCGCACGATCGATCGAGTGGTGCAGGAAACAAAAGAGCTTGAAACGGTGGAGGTCGGCAACGCCGAGCTCCGTGCGCCGTGGCGCAAAATGCCGTTCCCTGACGCGAGCTATCTGACCACGCGCGGCCGCTTCCTGGGTGTGCGCCCGCAAACCATTGCCCGCGCCCTGCGGGAAACACAGGGCGTCGGCTTCCGGGATGAGCACGGCGAGGTCCGGATCAACCCCGATCGACCATTCATTGCCAACCTGGACGACCTGCCGATCCCGCTGCACGAGCAGCTGCCGTGGCAAAAGTATAAAGTGCCCATCGTCGGCGGACCCTACACGTTCGTCCTTACCAGTCGGGGATGCCCCGCCGGTTGCCGCTACTGCATCAAGCATGTGACCTACCAATCCAGTGTACGTCATCGCTCCCCCGATCATGTTCTCAAAGAGCTCCACCTGCTCAAAGCCATGGGCCTGCACCATGTCCATTTCGAAGCCGATCTCTTCACCGTGCAGAAAGAATTCGTGCATGACCTGTGCAACGCGATTATCAAGGACGGCATCAAGATTCGCTGGAGCTGCAACAGTCGCGTCGATTTTGTGGACGAGGCCGAGCTGCGGCTGATGAAGCAGGCCGGCTGTTTTATGATCGCTTGGGGACTGGAAAGCGGCAGCGAAGCGGTGCTCAAGCGTGCGCGCAAGGGCACGACCGTCCAACGCATTCGCGAGGCAATCCACTGGTCGCACCAGGCCGGCATCAAGAACTGGGGCTACTTCATCATCGGGCTGCCGGGCGAGACCGTTGAGACGATCCAGCAGACGATCGCCTTAGCAAAGTCGTTGCCGGTGGACATCGCGCTCTTCCATATCGCAACACCCTATCCGGGCACGCCCTTTTACTACGAAGCAGTCGCCAACGGCTGGATCGAGATGAACCAGTGGGAAGACTATGACATGTACTCCCACACGGTGCTGAACTATCCGCACCTGTCGAGCAAGGATCTGGAATACTGGGCCAGGCGCGCTGCGCGCGAATGGTCGCTGCGCCCACGCCCGATCCTGACCTTCCTGCGCGGCGCGGCCAATCCCGACACGCTGGGCAGCCTGGTGCGGATCGGCGTCAATCACCTTAAGTGGATGGGCGGCAGCTTGCGCGAGGCGTAA
- a CDS encoding glycosyltransferase family 2 protein, which yields MTQLSVIIPAYNEEDGIAEIVERVLKSMPSIWAAGVDQVECIVVDDGSRDRTAEIAARYPVRLIRQPNRGYGGAIKTGFRHAQGDLLAFLDADGTYPPEHFAELCKAALGGADIVIGSRMAGRESEMPLVRRIGNLFFAALLNLVGCARISDSASGMRVLRRDALPQLYPLPDGLNFTPAMSTRALHEQLTMVEVPIPYKERLGRSKLSVVRDGFRFLHAIIWTTLTYNPVRIFGGMGLLLFVAGLILGAMGLLAGSADNAWPFPQLFMALVLLVAGSTLVTSGRLYNYIVSLFYRRPIRQGILGRPLFRPNLERIFFGVAGLVSIGAGIGLYLVAVAYHLTDATAAAPWFLPAMSALLVLNGIQLIASWVLALMLQTLSQRDLRMRDDLGVTEPAPVSQPAAAIPHSAA from the coding sequence ATGACGCAGCTTTCCGTGATCATCCCGGCGTATAACGAAGAGGACGGCATCGCCGAGATCGTCGAGCGGGTGCTCAAGAGCATGCCCTCGATCTGGGCGGCGGGCGTGGATCAGGTTGAGTGTATCGTAGTTGATGACGGCTCGCGCGACCGCACCGCCGAGATCGCGGCACGCTACCCGGTGCGCCTGATCCGCCAGCCCAATCGCGGCTACGGCGGCGCGATCAAAACCGGCTTTCGCCACGCCCAGGGCGATCTGCTGGCGTTTCTGGATGCCGACGGCACGTATCCGCCCGAACATTTCGCCGAGTTGTGCAAAGCCGCGCTCGGCGGCGCAGACATCGTGATCGGCTCGCGCATGGCCGGCCGCGAAAGCGAGATGCCGCTGGTGCGGCGCATCGGCAACCTGTTCTTCGCCGCGCTGCTCAACCTGGTCGGCTGCGCCCGGATCAGCGACTCGGCCAGCGGCATGCGTGTGCTGCGCCGCGACGCGCTGCCACAGCTCTACCCCCTGCCGGATGGGCTGAACTTCACGCCGGCGATGAGCACCCGCGCGCTCCACGAACAACTCACGATGGTTGAGGTGCCGATTCCGTACAAAGAACGGCTGGGCCGCTCCAAGCTCAGCGTCGTGCGCGACGGCTTCCGCTTCCTGCATGCCATCATCTGGACCACGCTGACCTACAATCCGGTGCGCATCTTCGGCGGCATGGGGCTGCTGCTCTTCGTCGCGGGGCTGATCCTCGGCGCGATGGGCTTGCTCGCCGGCAGCGCCGACAACGCCTGGCCGTTTCCTCAGCTCTTCATGGCGCTGGTGCTGCTGGTCGCCGGCTCGACGCTGGTGACCAGCGGGCGGCTCTACAACTACATCGTCTCGCTCTTTTACCGCCGCCCGATCCGCCAGGGCATCCTGGGACGGCCACTGTTCCGGCCCAACCTGGAGCGCATCTTTTTCGGGGTTGCGGGTCTGGTCTCGATCGGCGCCGGCATTGGCCTCTACCTGGTGGCGGTTGCCTATCACCTGACCGATGCCACCGCGGCCGCGCCGTGGTTCCTGCCGGCGATGAGCGCGCTGCTGGTGCTAAACGGCATCCAGTTGATCGCCTCGTGGGTGCTGGCGCTGATGCTCCAGACGCTCAGCCAGCGCGATCTACGTATGCGCGACGACCTGGGGGTGACCGAGCCCGCGCCGGTGAGTCAGCCTGCCGCAGCGATCCCGCACAGCGCCGCATGA
- a CDS encoding acyltransferase yields the protein MRDMLQLYLRRQAASLPRYLWEQALQWGAGWIPSIVGIGVRGLLYRAMLQMDGMAAIEDHVRLRWASHIRLGRGAYIDHGVYIHATPGGVSIGPGTFVMHHAVLHVYNFRDLPRAGISIGARSLIGEGCILRGQGGISIGDDVYLAPRVQLLAVDHDYSDLDRPISAQPIITRGIVIEDDVWIGAGAIVLDGVRIGRHSVVAAGAVVTRDVPSYTVVGGVPARVLKDMRAPQAIKRQTSAPAATRV from the coding sequence ATGCGCGACATGCTCCAACTCTATCTCAGGCGACAGGCCGCCAGCCTGCCACGCTACCTCTGGGAACAGGCCCTGCAATGGGGCGCCGGCTGGATCCCGAGCATCGTCGGCATCGGCGTGCGCGGCCTGCTCTACCGCGCCATGCTGCAGATGGACGGCATGGCGGCGATCGAAGACCATGTGCGCCTGCGCTGGGCCTCCCACATCCGGCTGGGCCGTGGCGCATATATCGACCATGGCGTGTATATTCACGCCACGCCGGGCGGCGTCAGCATTGGTCCCGGCACCTTTGTGATGCACCATGCGGTGCTCCACGTTTATAACTTCCGCGACCTGCCGCGCGCCGGCATCAGCATTGGCGCGCGCTCGCTGATCGGCGAAGGCTGCATCCTGCGTGGACAGGGCGGCATCAGCATCGGGGACGATGTCTATCTCGCGCCGCGGGTGCAGCTGCTGGCCGTCGATCATGACTACTCCGACCTCGATCGCCCGATCAGCGCCCAGCCGATCATCACGCGTGGCATCGTGATCGAAGATGATGTCTGGATCGGCGCCGGCGCGATCGTGCTCGACGGCGTGCGCATTGGCCGGCACAGCGTGGTGGCGGCGGGCGCGGTCGTCACCCGCGATGTTCCGTCCTACACCGTCGTCGGCGGCGTGCCCGCCCGCGTGCTCAAAGATATGCGCGCGCCGCAGGCGATCAAGCGTCAGACCAGCGCGCCAGCCGCGACGCGCGTGTGA